Proteins encoded by one window of Pelmatolapia mariae isolate MD_Pm_ZW linkage group LG14, Pm_UMD_F_2, whole genome shotgun sequence:
- the rhoub gene encoding ras homolog family member Ub — MDYGRTMAPPVPPHKPKPTRPGQAQERLLKCVLLGDGAVGKTSLVVSYTTNGYPTKYVPTAFDDFSAVVQVDGSPVRLQLCDTAGQDEFDKLRHFCYSRTDALLLCFSVVSPASFQNVWEKWVPEIRRRCPLTPIILVGTQCDLREDVKVLIELARRRERPVPEEDARALAEKVGAVTYVECSALTQKNLKEVFDVAISVGLRQSDRRARRERKVRSTADKMKMLSKSWWKKYVCVQ, encoded by the exons ATGGATTACGGTAGGACCATGGCCCCTCCAGTGCCTCCTCATAAACCCAAACCTACCCGGCCAGGACAGGCGCAGGAGCGGCTGCTGAAGTGCGTCCTGCTGGGCGATGGAGCGGTGGGAAAAACCAGTCTGGTGGTCAGCTACACCACGAATGGATACCCGACGAAATACGTCCCTACTGCATTTGATGACTTCTCGG CTGTGGTTCAGGTGGATGGGAGCCCAGTCAGACTACAGTTGTGTGACACTGCGGGACAG GACGAGTTCGACAAACTCCGCCACTTCTGCTACAGTCGGACAGATGCCCTGTTGCTCTGCTTCAGCGTGGTCAGCCCCGCTTCCTTTCAAAACGTCTGGGAGAAGTGGGTCCCCGAAATCCGCCGCCGCTGCCCCCTCACGCCCATCATCCTCGTAGGGACGCAGTGCGACCTGCGGGAGGACGTCAAAGTGCTAATCGAGTTGGCAAGAAGGAGGGAGAGGCCGGTGCCGGAGGAAGATGCCAGAGCGCTGGCGGAAAAAGTCGGGGCTGTGACGTACGTTGAGTGCTCGGCACTGACACAAAAGAATCTGAAGGAGGTGTTTGATGTGGCCATCTCTGTGGGACTGCGACAGTCTGATAGGAGAGCGCGGCGGGAGAGGAAAGTCCGCAGCACAGCGGATAAGATGAAGATGCTCTCCAAGTCCTGGTGGAAGAAATATGTGTGCGTCCAGTAG
- the rtn2a gene encoding reticulon-2a isoform X2 — protein MASKVMDLIYWKDTERSGMVLTGLVVGLLSLFQLSIITVVSTVSLAIMCFTISVRIYYQLLYILSWGDGEHPFKSYLDLDISFSGEQADLYMQKLIVMTLSAVDTLKRLFFVGNLFESLKFLFLMYLVTYLGDLCNGLTLLIISVIAVFSLPLFYRRRQEQVDGVIAKIQAHIDNVKDILQRLVQGGGPPPDPTPGGAKPKTQ, from the exons ATGGCCAGTAAAG TGATGGACTTGATCTACTGGAAGGACACGGAGCGGAGTGGCATGGTGCTCACAGGGTTAGTAGTGGGATTGCTGTCCCTGTTCCAGCTCAGCATCATCACTGTGGTCTCCACAGTCTCCCTGGCTATCATGTGCTTCACCATCTCAGTACGGATCTACTACCAACTCCTCTACATCCTCAGCTGGGGTGATGGAGAGCATCCGTTCAA GTCTTATTTGGACTTGGACATCAGCTTCAGTGGAGAGCAGGCTGACCTCTATATGCAGAAACTCATTGTGATGACTCTGTCAGCTGTTGACACTCTGAAGAGACTCTTTTTTGTTGGCAACCTTTTTGAATCCCTCAAG TTCCTGTTTCTGATGTACCTTGTGACATACCTGGGAGACCTGTGCAATGGCCTTACTTTGCTCATCATCA gTGTGATCGCTGTCTTTTCTCTGCCCCTTTTTTATAGACGACGTCAG GAGCAGGTTGATGGCGTTATTGCAAAAATCCAGGCCCACATTGACAACGTCAAGGACAT TCTTCAAAGACTTGTCCAGGGTGGTGGCCCTCCTCCTGATCCAACTCCTGGTGGTGCCAAACCCAAAACCCAGTAA
- the rtn2a gene encoding reticulon-2a isoform X1: MGQVLGFSHCQEYGSVASTPDSTPPCTDGGNEESEMYELQTAREWSDDDEGGDGDPDDDDEGLASSPSIWGTPRQNSFEQTFSYIAIAEAEAVGTSRLLRDRRRAGSRGSRTPLIRTDTLETLLDSPDADWDPQLFLSREEEEETSESREHERVETRTESAGERQEREQQRQTETITIQPFPQNLDPEPQGRDEGVQREESVDESVENSPSILSSLQQSPSQILQTAAAEPVSPVARETISVKLLTSVRPGDPASSAPPAIGLNTQEQLVRDHWFSALNLTEDWAACTHIAVMDLIYWKDTERSGMVLTGLVVGLLSLFQLSIITVVSTVSLAIMCFTISVRIYYQLLYILSWGDGEHPFKSYLDLDISFSGEQADLYMQKLIVMTLSAVDTLKRLFFVGNLFESLKFLFLMYLVTYLGDLCNGLTLLIISVIAVFSLPLFYRRRQEQVDGVIAKIQAHIDNVKDILQRLVQGGGPPPDPTPGGAKPKTQ; the protein is encoded by the exons ATGGGCCAGGTTTTAGGATTCTCCCACTGCC AGGAATATGGCTCCGTGGCATCCACTCCAGACTCCACTCCTCCCTGCACTGATG GTGGAAATGAGGAGTCAGAGATGTATGAGCTGCAAACGGCCAGGGAGTGGTCGGACGATGATGAGGGGGGCGATGGAGAtccagatgatgatgatgagggaCTGGCTTCATCTCCGTCTATTTGGGGCACACCGCGTCAGAACTCCTTCGAGCAGACTTTCTCGTACATCGCTATTGCCGAGGCTGAAGCAGTGGGCACCTCTAGACTCCTCCGTGATCGACGCAGGGCTGGTTCTCGAGGCAGTCGCACTCCTCTGATCCGCACGGACACCCTGGAAACACTATTGGACTCCCCTGATGCAGACTGGGATCCTCAACTGTTCCTCAgtagagaggaagaagaggaaacgTCAGAAAGCAGAGAGCATGAGAGAGTTGAGACGAGGACAGAAAGTGCTGGAGAAAGACAGGAAAGGGAGCAACAAAGACAAACTGAAACTATTACAATTCAGCCCTTTCCCCAAAACCTGGACCCAGAACCTCAAGGGAGAGATGAAGGAGTTCAAAGAGAGGAAAGTGTTGACGAGAGTGTGGAGAATTCCCCTTCCATCCTGTCATCCCTGCAACAGAGCCCCTCACAGATACTTCAGA cagcagcagctgagcCAGTATCTCCCGTTGCCAGGGAAACCATTTCAGTCAAGCTTCTCACATCTGTGCGACCGGGAGACCCAGCGTCATCTGCGCCGCCTGCCATTGGCCTAAACACTCAGGAACAACTGGTCAGAGATCACTGGTTTTCAGCACTTAACCTAACAGAGGACTGggcagcatgcacacacatagcaG TGATGGACTTGATCTACTGGAAGGACACGGAGCGGAGTGGCATGGTGCTCACAGGGTTAGTAGTGGGATTGCTGTCCCTGTTCCAGCTCAGCATCATCACTGTGGTCTCCACAGTCTCCCTGGCTATCATGTGCTTCACCATCTCAGTACGGATCTACTACCAACTCCTCTACATCCTCAGCTGGGGTGATGGAGAGCATCCGTTCAA GTCTTATTTGGACTTGGACATCAGCTTCAGTGGAGAGCAGGCTGACCTCTATATGCAGAAACTCATTGTGATGACTCTGTCAGCTGTTGACACTCTGAAGAGACTCTTTTTTGTTGGCAACCTTTTTGAATCCCTCAAG TTCCTGTTTCTGATGTACCTTGTGACATACCTGGGAGACCTGTGCAATGGCCTTACTTTGCTCATCATCA gTGTGATCGCTGTCTTTTCTCTGCCCCTTTTTTATAGACGACGTCAG GAGCAGGTTGATGGCGTTATTGCAAAAATCCAGGCCCACATTGACAACGTCAAGGACAT TCTTCAAAGACTTGTCCAGGGTGGTGGCCCTCCTCCTGATCCAACTCCTGGTGGTGCCAAACCCAAAACCCAGTAA